ATGGCTCTAACAGTCTTGCCGACTCATCCTGACCTGGAGACTCTTCGTCTGTCCATGACCTAGATGGTCTCAGGGATGTTTTCGTCGCTGTCGCTCATGCTCTCGTCACCGCTGACCTCGGCGTTCTCGCGCTCACGCTTCTCCATCAATGCTTGAAGCTCAGCGTCATCGCTCTCGGTGACGGCCTTGGGCTCCATCTTGACTGTCAAGTTACCACCGGCACCCTCGATGCTCTTTCGGACATCGACGATGGCCTCTCCCAAGCAAGTAATACCAACGTTCTTGTCCAAGGTCGAGCATGTAAGAACGTAGAGAGGCGGAGACACgagcttgaccttgactTGGGTGTCATCGGTGCTGTGGGCCTCGGCTGTGCGGAGAGCAGTCTTGACGGCGTCGATTCCCTCGTATCCGAAGCAAGTGACCTCGATATCGGCTCGGATCTTGGTGGGCTGGGGAGTAAGACGCTTTCCGATGTATGACTTgagctcctccttggccaCCTCGTTGGGGAAGGTAATATCGTTCCAGACCTCGGGGTTCCTTCTCAAGGTTAGTGCATGTGGTCCGACTTTGGAAAGAGCAACTGACGTGATGGAAAGCTTGAAAGCGTCGATGGCATGTCCGTATCGCTTGTTTAGGGGCCAAGCAATGGCCTCATAGAGGCTCTCGATATCGAGCTTGGTCTTCTCGGCGAGATGCACCATGATAGAGTGGACCATCTTGCTCTTGTTGTATCGCTCCTCGCACTTAACGATATCCTCTGGAGAGACTCGTCGCTTGGAAAGATCGATGTAACCTGTCCAAAAATCAATTTCCATGCCCAAAGTTCAGCCTGACGTTGATTTGATGCTAacccttctccttgtcgaCACGGAGCACCACGACGACCTCGTTGCGACCAACCCGGATGAGCTTCTGGATACTTCGAATACGTCTTCGCGAAAGCTCGGAGAGCAGGATCATGCCGTCAATGTTGTCGTACTCTAGAAGCTTAACGTAGGCACCCATTTCGGCGATCTGAAATTGGTCAGAGGCAGTTCTTTCGGACAGATCAGGTTGCTACTGACCTGCTTGACATTGACCATGACGAAGCTATCGATCTCCGGGTACTTCTCCTCGTAAAAACGGCAATGTTGATTTTGAGCCATCTTGACGGTGTTTTTGAGGATTCAGAGGGTTCGGTCGGGTTCTATAGAATAAGGTGGGGGTTTATCGATGCCGAGTGCCGTCGCACGAACGATCGCAAGTCGGGCTTTCAAAAAGAGCCAAAAGTctaattttaataagctATTCCTGCGATAGTATCGGTAGTGATTCTCGCGCGATCAAGTCGTAAATCGTCACGTCAACAGTGGATGTAGAGGGGAAGAGTCATAATTTTGACATTTTGCAAGTGCACtcgattgatgatggtgggGTTGTGGCGGGGTGTGGCTCGTTCCCATGCTCATTCGTTTTCGTTCCATTGGGTAGGTAGTGGCAGTGGAGGCAGTACCTGAAAATTCGGGCATAATGCCGCCAGCTGCGCCTGAGGTGGCCCGCCCCATGACTTTCGTTGCCATGATGGTAGCTCTCCACGTGACTGAACCAAAGGTAaacaacttcatcaacactAAGGCTGTCGACAAGAGCATACTTAGCCATGGCTCCTGGTAAGTTCTAAACTGCTGTACCTGCTATCAGGTCGCGGATGTTTGCTAATTGATTTTCAGCGACTCAATACGAACTTTCACCGCCCCCAACCGACGCGGTCTCGGCGATCGCGTTTGCGCCGTCCTCTGGAACCAAGCTCCTTGTCTCATCATGGGATAAGAAGGTGTATTGCTACGATATCGCAGGTGGAGCTGGCGAGGCGACTCTCGTCAACACATACGAACACCGGGCGCCAGTCTTGGATGTTTGCTTCGGCGCCAATGATAATGAAGCTTTTACTGCTGGCGTGGATTGGTGTGTTAACAAGTCAGTGGATGCGAATGGGTACGCCTCGAAACGTTAAGCTGACAACAATGAATAGAATCGACTTGGAGACTGGTGAGAAGACTTTGCTGAGCAAGCATGCTGCGCCGGTGCGATCTATAGCCTACAGTCCAAAGTTTTGTGAGTCGTTGAACCCCTGTGATTGACTCATACTAACAGAAACCAGCGATCTTGGTCTCCGCGTCTTGGGATTGCAGCTTGAACCTCCATAACCTCAGTGATCCTTCAAGCACTCCCATAAGGGTCTCCCTCCCCGGCAAGCCCCATGCGCTGGCTGCTAGTCCTACAAAGATCGTGGTTGCCATGGCCGGCCGTGTTATTAACATCTACGACCTGAAGACCATTGTCGACCTATTCGCAACTGGCTCATCTGACCTGCAGCCATGGCAACAACGTGAATCATCCCTGCGATATTTGACACGCGCAGTGTCCTGCATGCCCAATGATGCCGGCTACGCCACTAGCAGTATTGAAGGCCGTGTTGCAGTTGAGTGGTTTGAGGACACAGCCGAGTCCCAGGCTCGAAAGTACGCCTTCAAGTGCCACCGACAAGCAGCACcagatggtgatggtgatattGTTTATCCCGTAAATGCTCTCGCCTTCCACCCTGTTCATGGAACATTTGCTTCAGGGGGTGGCGATGGCACTGCTGCTTTGTGGGATGCAGAAGCAAAGCGACGACTTAAACAGTACCAGAAATTCCCCAACAGCGTTGCTGCGCTTGCTTTCTCAAGTGACGGGAGATATCTTGCCGTGGGTGTTTGCCCCGGTTTTGAAACTGGCCAGGAGGACTACAGCGGTGCCGGACAGACATCGGTATTGATCCGTGAGCTTGGTGAGAACGAAGCCAAGGGTAAGGGGGCCAAATAGGCGGGAACGTGTTGGACAGTCTTGTTATCCCAAAAGGCGTTCTGGTGGTTGCGGGGCTCGATTGATTTATTTTGTACTATTCTCGAACTAAAGGAAGTGGCATCAAGATACCCGTCATGGAGCAGCACCAAAATAACGTCGTGAATGGTTGCACTGCttgttctttgttcttttgctGCTGACCACCCACGTATAGGTATCTTGGGCGATTTCAGTGGTCCCAAGAGATGGGCTCCTCGGCTTCAGATCTTTGTGGTTTCCAGTGATTGGTTCGTGCCCATTCTCTCGTAGTCGAATAACCATTGGTTGAGGATATCCAAGTGATACTTCCTTCACATCAAATCCATCTCGGCATTGGTATTCCAGGCTATTGGATGGTAGAGCACATGGCCACGGAGAAGGCCCAGGAAGTTTATAATCCCGAATTCGAACTCCCTTTCTGATCGTGTATTgccccttcttctcaatcaaACGAGAGGCTCCTTGAGGAACAGGCCTCAGTTTTGTCACTACAGGCAACTCAGACGTATGTGTTgtagttggtgatggagtATCATGCCGCTGCTGATTGTCTCGTCTCGCTTGGATTTCTTTTTGACAGTCAGTTTTCTGTTGAAGCGCAAGCATGTCATGATTGTATTTACCTGACAACCGTCGGTTAGGGGTATATTCTGCATCTCCATTAGAATGAATCGACTCCATCCGCCTTCGTTTCGTTGGTCGACATGTTCGAAGAGGCAGCAGCTGCAGTTGACTGAATCGGCTTTCAACATCGCTTGTCGGGCTATAAAATAGGGGCTGGCTTGTCTGTCGCTGACGGATAGGTGTTTCTGGGATACTCATAAGAGTTAATATACCGATGAAGAGGATAAGAGTGATACGAAGGCATACAATTCAACATTCGTGAACTCATCCATGACAGATTCTGGGCTGACGACATCATCATGCTCTTCCAAACTTGGGGAGGATGTAGAGCTTTGACTTCGACTTCTCTTTCGACTACTCCCAGCGACGTGATTGAATTCTGTCTCTTCATCGTCCATAAGGAGCATTTGGTGCATTGTCACTAACTCGACTTGATGACCGGCAACATGGCTGTCGTCCACCTCTATAGAGGGTAAAATTGTTTGAAAAGACATATTTGAGTGATTTGGTGAATCTTTTGAGGCGAACTATGGTTTGTGGTGGTAATGCCAGGTGCGTCCCGACTGCAGGTGTGAATGAAGGAAGGAGCCACTCCGGCCTGTCCCCTATAGTTCTTTCCTGACACTCTCCGTTTGTTCAGCGCAGGCTTCACCGAACAGCTCCTACCTTCAGCAATAACGCCTTTCTTCGAGATTAAGAAATACTAAGTGTTCATCTGCCGTTCATTCCGTTACTCGATTCAAAGTTGTTTATCAGCCTTTATGCATCTGCCAGTTGTCAAGCAACATAACAATATATTCTAACAGAATAGATAGTCTGGAATTTGCAAAGCGAATTTATTCTTTGTTTTTCTGTGCTGGTGATATCCCCAATAACCCCTTATTCTGAACCCGTGTGCTCGCTCTCGGCCCAATCTACCAAACAAGCAATCCCGTCTGGTTCACCATCGATAAGAAGGCATCACTGCAGCACCAATTCTTTCTTTCCAGTCCAATTCCATCCAGTCCGATCGAGACCGAGCTGGTAACCATCGCCAAAAGTTCGCTTTGAGGCGGACGCCCTATTCCCCTCGTGCAGCCGGTGAGATGGG
This genomic stretch from Fusarium oxysporum f. sp. lycopersici 4287 chromosome 2, whole genome shotgun sequence harbors:
- a CDS encoding translation initiation factor 2 subunit 1; the encoded protein is MEIDFWTGYIDLSKRRVSPEDIVKCEERYNKSKMVHSIMVHLAEKTKLDIESLYEAIAWPLNKRYGHAIDAFKLSITNPEVWNDITFPNEVAKEELKSYIGKRLTPQPTKIRADIEVTCFGYEGIDAVKTALRTAEAHSTDDTQVKVKLVSPPLYVLTCSTLDKNVGITCLGEAIVDVRKSIEGAGGNLTVKMEPKAVTESDDAELQALMEKRERENAEVSGDESMSDSDENIPETI
- a CDS encoding translation initiation factor 2 subunit 1, which gives rise to MAQNQHCRFYEEKYPEIDSFVMVNVKQIAEMGAYVKLLEYDNIDGMILLSELSRRRIRSIQKLIRVGRNEVVVVLRVDKEKGYIDLSKRRVSPEDIVKCEERYNKSKMVHSIMVHLAEKTKLDIESLYEAIAWPLNKRYGHAIDAFKLSITNPEVWNDITFPNEVAKEELKSYIGKRLTPQPTKIRADIEVTCFGYEGIDAVKTALRTAEAHSTDDTQVKVKLVSPPLYVLTCSTLDKNVGITCLGEAIVDVRKSIEGAGGNLTVKMEPKAVTESDDAELQALMEKRERENAEVSGDESMSDSDENIPETI
- a CDS encoding cell cycle arrest protein BUB3; this encodes MAPATQYELSPPPTDAVSAIAFAPSSGTKLLVSSWDKKVYCYDIAGGAGEATLVNTYEHRAPVLDVCFGANDNEAFTAGVDWCVNKIDLETGEKTLLSKHAAPVRSIAYSPKFSILVSASWDCSLNLHNLSDPSSTPIRVSLPGKPHALAASPTKIVVAMAGRVINIYDLKTIVDLFATGSSDLQPWQQRESSLRYLTRAVSCMPNDAGYATSSIEGRVAVEWFEDTAESQARKYAFKCHRQAAPDGDGDIVYPVNALAFHPVHGTFASGGGDGTAALWDAEAKRRLKQYQKFPNSVAALAFSSDGRYLAVGVCPGFETGQEDYSGAGQTSVLIRELGENEAKGKGAK
- a CDS encoding translation initiation factor 2 subunit 1, which gives rise to MGAYVKLLEYDNIDGMILLSELSRRRIRSIQKLIRVGRNEVVVVLRVDKEKGYIDLSKRRVSPEDIVKCEERYNKSKMVHSIMVHLAEKTKLDIESLYEAIAWPLNKRYGHAIDAFKLSITNPEVWNDITFPNEVAKEELKSYIGKRLTPQPTKIRADIEVTCFGYEGIDAVKTALRTAEAHSTDDTQVKVKLVSPPLYVLTCSTLDKNVGITCLGEAIVDVRKSIEGAGGNLTVKMEPKAVTESDDAELQALMEKRERENAEVSGDESMSDSDENIPETI